In Nostoc edaphicum CCNP1411, the sequence TTCATGGAGTAGCTACTCGTGCAGAATTTCGCAGGAGAGGGTATTACCGCGAAGTGATGGAGGAAGTGCTAGGATATTGCGATCGCGATCGCATTTACGAAACCCTGGTACTGACGACACCACAACCAGAGCTTTACTTACCTTTTGGCTTTCGTGTAATCGAAGAACACATCTTCAAAGTTAAATGTAACTCCACAGGTAGCACTGATAGCTTCAGAACACTGAATTTTACAGATATCAAAGATTACACATTGTTACACAGACTTTTGGAAACACGCGCTCCTGTCTCTAATATAGTTGGCGTAGTCAACGAAAAACCTGTGTTCTGCTTCAATGAAGGAAGTCGTACTTTATACCATGCCGAAGATTTAGATTTAATCGCGTGCATGGAGATAGAAGATAACCGACTTCATCTTTTTGATCTAGTGACAACGCAGATATGCTCTTTGAAGAATATTCTTAGTAAAATACCTCAACCCATTGAAGAAGTAGTGATTTACTTTAGTCCAGAACTTCTCGATGTCAAAGATGTGCAAGCATTCGTCCATACATTTGATGAAACAGTGCTGATGGTTCGCGGTAAATTTGCAGCAGAGGGCGAGAAATTTATGCTGCCGCGTTCTGCAAGGTGTTGAGTTACTTAAAATAAGTGAATCATAATAGAACTGAAAGTTTCATCATCAGGATTGCCAAAAGATGTATCAAACTGACCCGCCGCGATCGCCAAAAGATGTATTACCAACCATGTATGATCTTCCCAGTGAAGATTCTGAGGAGCCTGGTTTGCCCGATCAGTTTCATTTATTGCAACCTCGTCTGTTAGACGAAACCTTTCGTCCACCAAATTATCCAAGCGACGAGATATTCGTTGCTAGCGATCTGAATCTTTATTATGACCCGCGCTATCCACTTTGGTATAAGAGACCAGATTGGTTTGCCGTTTTAGGTGTTTCCCGTCTTTATGAACAACGAGATTTACGCTTAAGTTATGTCGTTTGGCAAGAGGGCGTTCATCCTTTTATTGTGGTTGAATTGCTGTCTCCAGGTACTGAAAAGGAAGACTTAGGGCAGACATTGCGAGATATCAAGCAACCACCAGGAAAATGGGAAGTGTATGAGCGGATTCTGCGTGTGCCTTATTATGTAGTATTTGATCGGTACAAATATAAATTAAGGGTGTTTAAATTAGATGGCGGTCGTTATGCTGAGATAGCACTGTCAGAGTCACGCTTCTGGATACCAGAACTAGAATTAGGCTTGGGTGTATGGCAGGGACGCTATCAAGATGTAGAACAGCCCTGGTTGCGGTGGTATGATTGGACAGGCTGCTGGGTATTGACTTCTACAGAACAGGAAAGTCAACGGGCTGAACAAGAAAGACAACGGGCTGAACGATTGATTGCACAATTGCGATCGCTAGGCGTTGAACCCGATATAGATTAGCTTTTTGTCTACCCTATAGCCCTGCAAACCACTCATAGCCCTGATCTTCCCAATAGCCTTTAGTAGGTAACAAATTACTGACGAATGTAATTTGAGTTACCCACTTGCTTTGCTTGTAACCTAGTTTAATTGGAGATGCTAGGCGCATAGGCGCACCATTATCAACTGATAAGGGTTGTCCATTCTTTTGATAAGCCATGAGAGTTTGGGGATGTATAACAGAAGCAATATCCCAGCTTTCATAATAGCCATCAGCAGATTTGAAATAGACATAGCGGACATTTGACTTAGGCTGTACCAGCGCTACTAAATCTCGTAATCGCACACCTCCCCATTGAACGATCGCAGCCCAGCCTTCAACACAGACATGGCGAATCACCATTGAAGTCAAGGGAAGTTTTTGAATATCTGTCATACTCAACTGCATCGCATTATTAACCTCACCATCAATTGTCAGGCGGAACTGCGCCGGATCAATTTGCGGAGTGAAGTCAAAGGTATTAACCAGCAATTTATCTGCTTCTATGGCGCTGACAGGAAATTCAGGTGTAGGTTTTTGAGTTAGCAGGAGTGCTTCAAGACTTTGGTTTAGTGGCTCAGATATTTGCCGCAGATTATCTGAAAACAAATTTGTTCCACAGCCACCTAGAAGAAAGCCTACCCCTGAAAGTCCTGATACTTGCAATAAGCGACGACGGGATAGGGTATGTTTGGGAAGAATCAGACTCATAAAACCTCTACAGAAACATAGATTTTACTAAAAATTTATCCCTTGAGAAAATTTAGTTAAGGGACTTCCAAATAAAAAAGCATCCCAAATTTTCTTGTGGGATGGGTGTCCCTTGACATCTGGGCTGAGGCTTTAACTTGACACCAATGGCAAAAGCTCCCACTGATTTAATAGGCGAAAAAGCGAATTCACAATTGCGAATTGGTTTGACAAATCCTGGTTGAAATGGAATGAAACAGTTTTGGGATTAAGGGGGGTAAATCCAGGCTTTGGCTTCATTACCAAGATATGTGTACACCGTATCCCTTTAAGCTACGTAGTGTACACAAGTACTAAAAACCTCGATCTCTTAAAACAACTTAACCGTTTTTATACGTAGGTGAATATATTCTCTGCGTATTTTTTATGAAAAAAAGATTCATTCCAATGTATATTTTCGCATTCTTTTGGGAATCATAAATCAAGGAAGCATTATAGACTGCAAAATATGACTTCCTGAAATATCACGTAACTTTTAGAGGATAATTATGTCTAAACGCAAGTTGCCCAAAGGCCGTAGTGTTAGTTCAGTTGCTCTAGAACCAGAAGTTGCGATCGCAATTCTTGGACTTTTTTCCGCTGCGGCTGATGGTGAAGGTATTTCTTCAACCGAAGAATATGCTTTGAGTGAATTTCTCGGTCGGGTTGAATTATTTGAAGATTATTCTGAAGAAGACTTTGAGGAATTGACCGAAAAAGTTGTCAGCTTGATTGAAGAAGAAGAACCAGAAGATTTAATCGCCCAATCCATCGAATCTTTACCCAATAGAGGTTATCGTGAAGCTGCATACATCACAGCTATCTTAGTTGTGGGAATTGACGAAGAAGTACCCGAAGCTGAACAAGATTATATCTCTGAGCTTCAGGAAGCCTTAAAAATTTCAGACGAACGCGCACAAGAACTTATAGACGCAGTGTTCGGAGAAGACGAAGAAGAGGAAGAAGAGGAAGAGGAGTAATCTTTATTGAATTGCAACCTCAGTCATCTACCATCATTAAGTTGGGGTTGCTAATTTAGAGGATGAAATAATTTTGTTTGAGTTAAGTTGTTCAGATTCCCGACTTCATGAAGAAGTTGGGAATCTTGCACATTATCAAAATTAATCCGATAGAGCAATACAGTTCAGAATGAGCAACAAAACCCTTATTGTAGAGACGCGATTTATCGCGTCTGAATTTATCGCGTCTCGATTTATCGCGTTTTGTAAACCGTATTGTCCGATCTGACTTTTCACGTTATGTGGAAAAGCCACGAAAAACCTAACCCCCTAGCCCCCTTCCCTACGTTCGCGTAGCATCTCGTTGGCGAAGCCTCTCGTAGAGAAGAGAGGGAAGGGGGAAAATTCAAAGTCTCTCTCCTTTTAGGAGAGAGATTTAGAGAGAGGTTTTCCAGATGCCGTGAAAAGTCAGATTGTCCGATAGAGGACTAATTTAAAATTGGTACATTTTTAAATGCAGCTGTA encodes:
- a CDS encoding GNAT family N-acetyltransferase; this translates as MIQYRFKQSFSDDPSLSHKLFDLMEVTFPGLSSLAECARKLGASWETASTPFIRFHDDIAITHVGVLEIPMQIMGQRLTVGGIHGVATRAEFRRRGYYREVMEEVLGYCDRDRIYETLVLTTPQPELYLPFGFRVIEEHIFKVKCNSTGSTDSFRTLNFTDIKDYTLLHRLLETRAPVSNIVGVVNEKPVFCFNEGSRTLYHAEDLDLIACMEIEDNRLHLFDLVTTQICSLKNILSKIPQPIEEVVIYFSPELLDVKDVQAFVHTFDETVLMVRGKFAAEGEKFMLPRSARC
- a CDS encoding Uma2 family endonuclease, with product MYQTDPPRSPKDVLPTMYDLPSEDSEEPGLPDQFHLLQPRLLDETFRPPNYPSDEIFVASDLNLYYDPRYPLWYKRPDWFAVLGVSRLYEQRDLRLSYVVWQEGVHPFIVVELLSPGTEKEDLGQTLRDIKQPPGKWEVYERILRVPYYVVFDRYKYKLRVFKLDGGRYAEIALSESRFWIPELELGLGVWQGRYQDVEQPWLRWYDWTGCWVLTSTEQESQRAEQERQRAERLIAQLRSLGVEPDID
- a CDS encoding molybdopterin-dependent oxidoreductase codes for the protein MSLILPKHTLSRRRLLQVSGLSGVGFLLGGCGTNLFSDNLRQISEPLNQSLEALLLTQKPTPEFPVSAIEADKLLVNTFDFTPQIDPAQFRLTIDGEVNNAMQLSMTDIQKLPLTSMVIRHVCVEGWAAIVQWGGVRLRDLVALVQPKSNVRYVYFKSADGYYESWDIASVIHPQTLMAYQKNGQPLSVDNGAPMRLASPIKLGYKQSKWVTQITFVSNLLPTKGYWEDQGYEWFAGL
- a CDS encoding tellurite resistance TerB family protein encodes the protein MSKRKLPKGRSVSSVALEPEVAIAILGLFSAAADGEGISSTEEYALSEFLGRVELFEDYSEEDFEELTEKVVSLIEEEEPEDLIAQSIESLPNRGYREAAYITAILVVGIDEEVPEAEQDYISELQEALKISDERAQELIDAVFGEDEEEEEEEEE